From Pseudomonas vanderleydeniana, the proteins below share one genomic window:
- a CDS encoding ANTAR domain-containing response regulator: MLRILLINDTAKKVGRLRAALVEAGFDVIDESGLTIDLPARVESVRPDVILIDTESPSRDVMEQVVLVSRDQPRPIVMFTDEHDPGVMRQAIKSGVSAYIVEGIQAQRLQPILDVAMARFESDQALRAQLQARDQQLAERKRIEQAKGLLMKMKDCKEEEAYTLMRRQAMSRQQKLIQVAEQIIAMSELLG; the protein is encoded by the coding sequence ATGCTGCGTATCCTGCTGATCAACGACACCGCGAAAAAGGTCGGGCGCCTGCGGGCGGCGCTGGTCGAGGCCGGCTTCGACGTCATCGACGAGTCGGGGCTGACCATCGACCTGCCGGCGCGCGTGGAGAGCGTGCGTCCCGACGTGATCCTGATCGACACCGAATCCCCCAGCCGCGACGTGATGGAACAGGTGGTGCTGGTCAGCCGTGACCAGCCCCGCCCCATCGTCATGTTCACCGACGAACACGATCCGGGCGTGATGCGCCAGGCCATCAAGTCCGGCGTCAGTGCCTACATCGTCGAAGGCATCCAGGCCCAGCGCCTGCAGCCGATCCTCGACGTCGCCATGGCCCGTTTCGAGAGCGACCAGGCGTTGCGTGCACAGTTGCAGGCACGCGACCAGCAACTGGCCGAACGCAAGCGCATCGAACAGGCCAAGGGCCTGCTGATGAAGATGAAGGACTGCAAGGAAGAGGAGGCCTACACGCTGATGCGGCGCCAGGCCATGAGCCGCCAGCAGAAGCTGATCCAGGTTGCCGAACAGATCATCGCCATGAGCGAACTGCTCGGCTGA
- a CDS encoding CmpA/NrtA family ABC transporter substrate-binding protein, protein MNELPVSPLAWVNGSDAPEKPSLDLGFMPLSDCASLVVAATQGFAQPYGLTLNLKRQPSWASLRDKLVSGELDAAHSLYGLVYAVHLGIGGSAATDMAVLMGLNQNGQSINLSPALQAAGVTNPEALGRHAHQNGARLTFAQTFPTGTHAMWLYYWLASQGIHPLHDVNSVVVPPPQMIAHLRAGRIDGFCVGEPWSDSAVRQGLGCTLATSQSIWPDHPEKVLGCTRAFVEQYPNTARALVMAVLEASRFIEQSQENRRSTAQLLSGSDYLDAPLEHIQPRLLGDYDNGLGQRWQDSHPVRFHAAGAVNLPYLSDGMWFMTQFRRWGLLREDPDYLGVARQVQQLELYRQAATALGIEHGAEVMRSSRLVDGLVWDGSDPAGYARGFRLHAMSDEPAALVRH, encoded by the coding sequence ATGAACGAACTTCCCGTCTCCCCCCTCGCCTGGGTCAACGGCAGCGATGCGCCGGAGAAACCCAGCCTGGACCTCGGCTTCATGCCCTTGAGCGACTGCGCTTCACTGGTGGTCGCCGCCACCCAGGGCTTTGCCCAACCGTACGGCCTGACTCTGAACCTCAAGCGCCAGCCGTCCTGGGCCAGCCTGCGCGACAAGCTGGTCAGCGGCGAGCTGGATGCCGCCCACAGCCTGTACGGGCTGGTCTATGCCGTGCACCTGGGCATCGGCGGCAGCGCGGCTACCGACATGGCGGTGTTGATGGGGCTGAACCAGAACGGCCAGAGCATCAACCTGTCCCCGGCGTTGCAGGCGGCCGGCGTGACCAACCCTGAAGCACTGGGCCGGCACGCGCACCAGAACGGCGCAAGGCTGACGTTTGCCCAGACCTTCCCCACCGGGACCCACGCCATGTGGCTGTATTACTGGCTGGCCAGCCAGGGCATCCACCCCTTGCACGACGTCAACAGCGTGGTGGTGCCCCCGCCGCAGATGATCGCGCACCTGCGGGCCGGACGGATCGACGGTTTCTGCGTCGGCGAACCGTGGAGCGACAGCGCGGTGCGCCAGGGCCTGGGCTGCACCCTCGCCACCAGCCAGTCGATCTGGCCCGACCATCCGGAGAAGGTACTGGGCTGTACCCGTGCGTTCGTCGAGCAGTACCCCAATACCGCCCGAGCCCTGGTGATGGCGGTGCTCGAAGCCAGCCGGTTCATCGAACAAAGCCAGGAAAACCGCCGCAGTACCGCGCAATTGCTCAGCGGCAGCGACTATCTCGATGCACCCCTGGAACACATCCAGCCACGTCTGCTCGGCGACTACGACAACGGCCTCGGCCAGCGCTGGCAGGACTCCCACCCCGTGCGCTTCCACGCGGCCGGCGCGGTGAACCTGCCCTACCTGTCGGACGGCATGTGGTTCATGACCCAATTCCGCCGCTGGGGCCTGCTGCGCGAGGACCCCGACTACCTCGGTGTCGCCCGCCAGGTGCAACAACTGGAACTGTATCGCCAGGCGGCCACTGCACTGGGCATCGAGCACGGGGCCGAGGTGATGCGCAGCAGCCGGCTGGTCGACGGCCTGGTCTGGGACGGCAGCGATCCGGCCGGCTATGCCCGCGGCTTCCGGCTGCATGCCATGAGTGACGAGCCCGCCGCGCTCGTCCGTCACTGA
- a CDS encoding helix-turn-helix domain-containing protein: MTCPGGLSAQRVALVRAGDTGVCLIPDEVMVGGCLPPGWQGLVVGRNALRVTSGDWSSAGLSGTCLMKLQVFIDMGVTVERDRPCVQPWAALSMPLAVSRSRACLERWYIEQALRDDSDYRRFASVLRQSASYWLVRFLLEQGTASEKLIGLARRYGVSVSHFRRLCHQALGGAAKPELRDWRAAKALLRMIRGGGSLTDVALEYGYASSSHFSKEVRELLGVAPSRLLDLVEQPD, encoded by the coding sequence ATGACGTGTCCCGGGGGGCTCTCCGCGCAACGGGTGGCGCTCGTGCGGGCCGGCGACACCGGTGTCTGTCTGATTCCCGATGAGGTGATGGTGGGCGGCTGCCTGCCACCCGGCTGGCAAGGCCTGGTGGTCGGACGCAATGCGTTGCGGGTCACCTCCGGTGACTGGAGCAGTGCGGGCTTGTCCGGAACCTGCCTGATGAAGCTGCAGGTGTTCATCGACATGGGGGTGACGGTCGAGCGCGACCGTCCGTGCGTACAGCCCTGGGCGGCCTTGTCGATGCCGCTGGCGGTGAGCCGCAGCCGGGCTTGCCTGGAACGTTGGTACATCGAGCAGGCCCTGCGTGATGATTCCGACTACCGGCGGTTCGCCAGCGTGCTGCGCCAGAGCGCGAGCTATTGGCTGGTGCGTTTTCTGCTGGAGCAGGGCACCGCCAGCGAAAAGCTGATCGGCCTGGCCCGTCGCTATGGGGTTTCGGTCTCGCATTTTCGGCGCTTGTGCCACCAGGCACTGGGGGGCGCGGCCAAGCCGGAACTGCGCGATTGGCGCGCGGCCAAGGCGCTGCTGCGGATGATCCGTGGCGGCGGCTCGCTGACCGACGTGGCGCTGGAGTATGGCTATGCGTCCTCGTCGCATTTTTCCAAGGAAGTGCGCGAATTGCTTGGCGTCGCGCCGAGCCGGCTGCTCGATCTGGTGGAGCAGCCGGATTGA
- the sctW gene encoding type III secretion system gatekeeper subunit SctW — translation MTSIGSLSNRAFLARLDAARQEAQAQPDAESNDPDANPVTLLQRFIQNSDDMAAALAGFRQRRHFELKAENRPESFEAVLDEDVQPKARQVLALAKATDKPVEWLLQAARGLFPDDSDLVLVLRELLRRSKLQSATFQRLEQLLETVVAQASPRRLKAGINSALKARLFGRAMELRAGLLREAYRDYLESEAGAVACYEDWVALFGAGRRAVVLAFIEAALLTDIAAQDPSCSRQEFGPLLARLTDLKRLRSADALFVEGLLGDALVRQFNDEEGDWLVFFLGVLRYPGELDPLLSGVLGERVLLALYRERSALMQTLRRACLRLPHELFADDDALAQLAEQFLALADVTLAHEQIERRRGVRSFDESAG, via the coding sequence ATGACATCGATCGGTTCCCTTTCGAACCGGGCCTTCCTGGCTCGCCTCGACGCCGCCCGGCAGGAGGCCCAGGCCCAGCCCGATGCCGAGTCGAACGACCCGGACGCGAATCCGGTGACGCTGTTGCAGCGCTTCATCCAGAACAGTGATGACATGGCGGCGGCCCTGGCCGGTTTTCGCCAGCGCCGGCATTTCGAGCTCAAGGCCGAAAACCGGCCGGAGAGTTTCGAGGCGGTGCTCGACGAGGATGTGCAACCCAAGGCCCGGCAGGTGCTGGCGTTGGCCAAGGCCACGGACAAACCGGTCGAATGGCTGTTGCAGGCCGCCCGTGGATTGTTTCCCGACGACAGCGACCTGGTGCTGGTCCTGCGCGAACTGCTGCGCCGCAGCAAGCTTCAGTCCGCTACTTTCCAGCGCCTGGAGCAGTTGCTGGAAACGGTGGTGGCACAGGCCTCGCCCCGGCGATTGAAGGCCGGCATCAACAGCGCCCTGAAAGCCCGCCTGTTCGGTCGGGCGATGGAGCTGCGCGCCGGACTGCTGCGTGAGGCTTATCGGGATTACCTGGAAAGCGAAGCCGGTGCGGTTGCCTGCTACGAGGACTGGGTAGCGTTGTTCGGCGCCGGGCGGCGAGCCGTGGTGCTGGCCTTTATCGAGGCGGCGCTGCTCACCGATATCGCCGCGCAGGACCCCAGTTGTTCACGCCAGGAGTTCGGTCCCCTGCTGGCCCGGCTCACCGACCTGAAGCGCCTGCGTTCGGCCGATGCGCTGTTTGTCGAGGGGCTGCTGGGTGATGCGCTGGTGCGCCAGTTCAATGACGAGGAGGGTGACTGGCTGGTGTTCTTCCTCGGCGTACTCAGGTATCCCGGCGAACTCGACCCGTTGCTGTCCGGGGTGCTCGGCGAGCGAGTGTTGCTGGCCCTGTACCGCGAGCGCTCGGCATTGATGCAGACGCTGCGGCGAGCGTGCCTGCGACTGCCCCATGAGCTGTTCGCCGACGATGACGCCCTGGCGCAACTGGCGGAGCAGTTCCTCGCGCTGGCCGATGTGACCCTGGCCCATGAGCAGATCGAGCGGCGGCGTGGCGTTCGGTCTTTCGATGAATCGGCAGGTTGA
- the sctC gene encoding type III secretion system outer membrane ring subunit SctC produces MRHRLGAWLLCALCWSANASPGPSGDYVAREEGLRSFFSALSAPLGKPIIVSKAAAGKRISGEFPLHSARQTFDRIVVQLGLIWYSDGQAIYLYDASEVKSSVVALRVISVDTLKQFLRQSGLEDARYPLRNDGRRTFYVSGPPIYVDLVMQAAQLMDNRPSELLLGQQRIGVIHLLNTFVADREYEQRDRKVSIPGMATVIDSLLKGEPGGVEPQVEVRTVSGSPLRMPQFPLEGLATPVSPDDPTAPRVLAREAAAGNIRVVAYPDTNSLLVKGLPEQVRFIENLVAALDVPKRHVELSLWIIDLNQDELNQLGVNWQGAVKLGSQLQASLNAGSVTTLDGVSFMARVLALARKNRANVVARPVILTQENVPALFDNNRTFYTQLLGERSVDLQSVTYGTLVSVLPRFAIADEIEMSLNIEDGSEVKRDEVAVGVLPLVGRTRINTVARVPQGKSLLIGGFTRDDYSEQVARIPLLGSIPLIGGLFRYRVNSSANTARVFLIQPREILGALQASTQELGKGLMSAEQQEMVRRAFMRAVDG; encoded by the coding sequence ATGCGGCACCGGCTTGGCGCATGGCTGCTCTGCGCGCTGTGTTGGAGCGCGAATGCCTCGCCCGGGCCGAGCGGTGACTACGTCGCGCGCGAGGAAGGCCTGCGCAGCTTCTTTTCCGCCTTGTCGGCGCCGCTGGGCAAACCGATCATCGTCAGCAAGGCGGCCGCCGGCAAACGTATCAGCGGTGAGTTTCCACTGCATTCGGCACGCCAGACCTTCGACCGCATCGTCGTCCAACTGGGGCTGATCTGGTACAGCGATGGCCAGGCCATCTACCTGTATGACGCGTCCGAGGTGAAAAGCTCGGTGGTCGCGCTGCGGGTGATCAGTGTCGATACCCTCAAGCAGTTCCTGCGCCAGTCGGGGCTCGAGGATGCGCGTTACCCGCTGCGCAACGACGGTCGCCGGACCTTCTATGTGTCCGGCCCGCCGATCTACGTCGACCTGGTCATGCAGGCGGCGCAACTGATGGACAACCGGCCTTCGGAGCTGCTGCTCGGCCAGCAGCGGATCGGTGTGATCCACCTGCTCAATACCTTCGTCGCTGACCGCGAGTACGAACAGCGCGACCGCAAGGTGTCGATTCCCGGCATGGCCACGGTGATCGACAGCCTGCTCAAGGGGGAGCCGGGCGGTGTCGAGCCCCAGGTCGAGGTCCGCACGGTGAGCGGCAGCCCGTTGCGCATGCCGCAGTTTCCCCTGGAAGGGCTGGCGACGCCGGTTTCACCGGATGACCCCACCGCCCCTCGGGTGCTGGCGCGGGAGGCCGCCGCCGGCAACATTCGCGTGGTTGCCTACCCGGATACCAACAGCCTGCTGGTCAAGGGCCTGCCTGAGCAGGTGCGCTTCATCGAGAACCTGGTGGCGGCGCTGGACGTGCCCAAGCGCCATGTCGAGCTGTCGCTGTGGATCATCGACCTGAACCAGGACGAACTGAACCAGCTCGGGGTGAACTGGCAGGGTGCGGTCAAGCTCGGCTCGCAGTTGCAGGCGTCGCTCAACGCCGGTTCGGTGACCACCCTCGACGGTGTTTCCTTCATGGCCAGGGTCCTGGCCCTGGCCCGGAAGAATCGCGCCAACGTGGTCGCGCGACCGGTGATCCTGACCCAGGAGAACGTCCCGGCGCTGTTCGACAACAACCGGACCTTCTACACCCAGTTGCTGGGAGAACGCAGTGTCGACCTGCAGAGCGTGACCTACGGGACCCTGGTCAGCGTGCTGCCGCGCTTTGCCATCGCCGATGAAATCGAGATGTCGCTGAACATCGAGGACGGCAGCGAGGTCAAGCGTGACGAGGTGGCAGTGGGCGTGTTGCCGTTGGTCGGGCGCACCCGGATCAACACGGTCGCCCGCGTTCCGCAGGGCAAGAGCCTGCTGATCGGCGGTTTTACCCGGGACGACTACAGCGAACAGGTCGCGCGGATTCCGCTGCTCGGCTCGATCCCGCTGATTGGCGGGTTGTTCCGTTATCGGGTCAACAGTTCGGCGAACACCGCCCGGGTTTTTCTGATCCAGCCGCGGGAAATTCTCGGTGCCTTGCAGGCCAGTACCCAGGAACTGGGCAAGGGCCTGATGAGCGCGGAGCAACAGGAAATGGTGCGTCGGGCGTTCATGCGGGCGGTGGATGGCTGA
- a CDS encoding Invasion protein B family translates to MSNMDIAERLRGALLYSGCTDAQLGHFDGHSTIELEMKEQPNIRVDVIEGDVWLWSELKQMTPAVLAYSAEALLRYLLKGNADARTGQLQLFEAEGQFEVRLMLAEVALASDQSFAEAIDGFMQDTEELCRLIRQ, encoded by the coding sequence ATGTCGAATATGGACATCGCCGAGCGCCTGCGTGGTGCGTTGTTGTACAGCGGTTGCACCGACGCGCAACTGGGCCACTTCGACGGCCACAGCACGATCGAACTGGAGATGAAGGAGCAGCCCAACATCCGCGTCGACGTCATCGAGGGCGACGTCTGGCTGTGGAGCGAGCTGAAGCAGATGACCCCTGCCGTCCTGGCCTACAGTGCCGAAGCGTTGCTGCGTTACCTGCTCAAGGGCAATGCCGACGCCCGTACCGGTCAATTGCAGTTGTTCGAGGCCGAGGGCCAGTTCGAGGTGCGCTTGATGCTCGCTGAGGTGGCGTTGGCCAGCGACCAGTCCTTTGCCGAGGCGATCGATGGGTTCATGCAGGACACCGAGGAACTATGCCGCCTCATTCGCCAATGA
- a CDS encoding nitrate/nitrite transporter, whose amino-acid sequence MNASFWKSGHTPTLFSAFLYFDLSFMVWYLLGPLAVQIAADLHLSTQQRGLVVATPILAGAVLRFLMGMLADRLSPKTAGIIGQVCVISALLGAWQLGIHSYEQALLLGLFLGMAGASFAVALPLASQWYPPQHQGKAMGIAGAGNSGTVFAALIAPLLAASFGWSNVFGFALIPLLATLLVFVLLARNAPQRPKAKSMGDYMKALGDRDSWWFMFFYSVTFGGFIGLASALPGYFNDQYALSPVTAGYYTAACVFGGSLMRPLGGALADRFGGIRTLLGMYAVAATCIAAVGFNLPSSYAALALFVLAMLGLGAGNGAVFQLVPQRFRLEIGVMTGLIGMAGGIGGFALAAGMGAIKQSTGSYQLALWLFASLGVLAWFGLHGVKRRWRTTWGSAAVTAARV is encoded by the coding sequence ATGAATGCAAGCTTCTGGAAGTCCGGCCATACCCCGACCCTGTTTTCGGCCTTTCTGTATTTCGACCTGAGTTTCATGGTCTGGTACCTGCTCGGCCCCCTGGCGGTGCAGATCGCCGCCGACCTGCACCTGAGCACCCAGCAACGCGGCCTGGTGGTGGCCACGCCGATCCTCGCCGGCGCGGTGCTGCGCTTCCTGATGGGCATGCTGGCGGACCGGCTGTCCCCGAAGACAGCGGGAATCATCGGCCAGGTCTGCGTGATCAGCGCGCTGCTGGGCGCCTGGCAACTGGGTATCCACAGTTATGAACAGGCACTGCTGCTGGGCCTGTTCCTCGGCATGGCCGGAGCCTCGTTCGCCGTGGCCCTGCCCCTCGCCTCCCAGTGGTACCCACCGCAGCACCAGGGCAAGGCCATGGGCATCGCCGGCGCCGGCAACTCGGGCACCGTGTTCGCCGCCCTGATCGCGCCCCTGCTGGCGGCCTCGTTCGGCTGGAGCAACGTCTTCGGTTTCGCCCTGATCCCGCTGCTCGCCACCCTGCTGGTGTTCGTCCTGCTGGCGCGCAACGCGCCACAACGCCCCAAGGCCAAGTCCATGGGTGACTACATGAAGGCCCTGGGCGACCGCGACAGCTGGTGGTTCATGTTTTTCTACAGCGTGACTTTCGGCGGCTTCATCGGCCTGGCCAGTGCGCTGCCCGGCTACTTCAACGACCAGTACGCGCTGAGTCCGGTGACCGCCGGCTACTACACCGCGGCCTGCGTGTTCGGCGGCAGCCTGATGCGTCCGCTCGGTGGCGCCCTGGCCGACCGTTTCGGCGGCATCCGCACCCTGCTCGGCATGTATGCCGTGGCCGCGACCTGCATCGCCGCCGTCGGCTTCAACCTGCCCAGCTCCTATGCCGCCCTGGCGCTGTTCGTGCTGGCAATGCTCGGCCTCGGGGCCGGCAACGGCGCGGTGTTCCAGTTGGTGCCGCAACGTTTCCGCCTGGAAATCGGTGTGATGACCGGCCTGATCGGCATGGCCGGCGGTATCGGCGGTTTCGCCCTGGCAGCCGGCATGGGTGCAATCAAGCAGAGCACCGGCAGCTATCAACTGGCCCTGTGGTTGTTCGCCAGCCTCGGCGTGCTCGCCTGGTTCGGCCTGCACGGGGTCAAGCGCCGCTGGCGGACCACCTGGGGCTCGGCGGCCGTGACCGCGGCCCGGGTCTGA
- a CDS encoding EscV/YscV/HrcV family type III secretion system export apparatus protein, with translation MPDRFLRALAARPELLILSLMVMIIAMLIIPLPTPLVDFLIGLNIIISLLIFMGSFYIERILGFSTFPALLLLTTLFRLALSISTSRLILTQADAGEIIASFGEFVIGENLVVGFVIFVIVTVVQFIVITKGSERVAEVAARFSLDGMPGKQMSIDGDLKAGAIDAEQARDKRNVLERESQLYGSFDGAMKFIKGDAIAGIIIIFVNFLGGIAIGVGQLGMDFGTALSIYTLLTIGDGLVAQIPALLIAIGAGFIVTRVNGDEANLGRNMLTQMFANPFVVAVTALLAVAVGTLPGFPLMTFVVIAAVLALVVFLRWRKPRAAAGEARQGEPVAADETLVEGELGWLESVNEIATETVALILLVPSTRVAELRAARLDERFRSQFFVDYGLKIPLPQLRASEALPGHQVAVLINEVRADQFDIHFDHWRVLDYSPELAAMGLPLVRGRDSNDLESIWIAAEGKGTATELGYRLRAAHEECYRCLVTLLARNINEFFGVQETKALLDEMEGRYPDLLKEVYRHVTVQKIAEILQRLVGERISVRNMKLILESLAHWASREKDSIALVEHVRGGLGRYISNKFAHGNDLRVLLLSPEFEDVVRHGIRQTSSGSFLNLEPAQSEDLIDRLSLGLDGLHVPHKDLVLLCSVDVRRYIKKLVEGRFRELDVMSFGEISETISVTVIKTL, from the coding sequence ATGCCCGATCGATTCCTGCGTGCACTGGCGGCCCGTCCCGAGCTGCTGATCCTGTCGTTGATGGTGATGATCATCGCGATGCTGATCATTCCCTTGCCGACACCCCTGGTGGATTTCCTGATCGGCCTGAACATCATCATCTCGCTGCTGATCTTCATGGGCTCGTTCTACATCGAGCGCATCCTCGGTTTCTCCACCTTCCCGGCACTGCTGCTGCTGACCACGCTGTTCCGCCTGGCACTGTCGATCAGCACCAGCCGCCTGATCCTGACGCAGGCCGACGCTGGCGAGATCATCGCCTCGTTCGGCGAATTCGTGATCGGCGAGAACCTGGTGGTCGGCTTTGTGATCTTCGTCATCGTCACCGTCGTGCAGTTCATCGTCATTACCAAGGGCTCGGAGCGGGTCGCCGAGGTGGCGGCGCGTTTCTCCCTGGACGGCATGCCGGGCAAGCAGATGAGCATCGACGGCGACCTCAAGGCCGGCGCCATCGACGCCGAGCAGGCCCGCGACAAGCGCAATGTACTGGAGCGCGAGAGCCAGCTCTACGGCTCTTTCGACGGCGCGATGAAGTTCATCAAGGGCGACGCGATCGCCGGGATCATCATCATCTTCGTCAACTTCCTCGGTGGTATCGCCATCGGTGTCGGCCAATTGGGCATGGACTTCGGCACGGCACTGTCGATCTATACCCTGCTGACCATCGGCGATGGCCTGGTGGCGCAGATCCCGGCGCTGCTGATCGCCATTGGTGCCGGTTTCATCGTCACCCGGGTCAACGGTGACGAGGCCAACCTGGGGCGCAACATGCTCACGCAGATGTTCGCCAACCCGTTCGTGGTCGCAGTCACCGCGTTGCTGGCGGTGGCGGTCGGAACCTTGCCGGGCTTTCCGCTGATGACCTTCGTGGTAATTGCCGCCGTGCTGGCGCTGGTGGTGTTCCTGCGTTGGCGCAAGCCGCGTGCTGCTGCGGGCGAAGCCCGGCAGGGCGAGCCGGTGGCCGCTGACGAAACCCTGGTCGAGGGCGAGTTGGGGTGGTTGGAGAGCGTCAACGAAATCGCCACCGAGACCGTCGCGCTGATCCTCCTGGTGCCCTCGACGAGGGTGGCCGAGTTGCGTGCGGCCCGGCTCGACGAGCGCTTTCGCAGCCAGTTCTTCGTCGACTACGGCCTGAAGATCCCGCTCCCGCAGTTGCGCGCCTCCGAGGCATTGCCCGGGCATCAGGTCGCGGTGCTGATCAACGAGGTGCGCGCCGACCAGTTCGATATCCATTTCGACCACTGGCGGGTCCTCGACTATTCGCCGGAGCTGGCCGCCATGGGCCTGCCGCTGGTGCGCGGGCGCGACAGCAACGACCTGGAAAGCATCTGGATCGCCGCCGAGGGCAAGGGCACCGCGACGGAACTGGGCTACCGACTGCGTGCCGCCCATGAGGAGTGCTACCGCTGCCTGGTGACCCTGCTGGCGCGCAACATCAACGAGTTCTTCGGTGTGCAGGAAACCAAGGCGCTGCTCGACGAAATGGAGGGACGCTATCCGGACCTGCTCAAGGAAGTCTATCGCCACGTGACCGTGCAGAAGATCGCCGAAATCCTCCAGCGCCTGGTTGGCGAGCGGATCTCCGTGCGCAACATGAAGCTGATTCTCGAGTCCCTGGCCCACTGGGCGTCCCGGGAGAAGGACAGCATCGCCCTGGTCGAGCACGTGCGGGGTGGCCTGGGGCGCTACATCAGCAACAAGTTCGCCCATGGCAACGACCTGCGCGTGCTGCTGTTGTCACCAGAGTTCGAGGACGTGGTTCGCCACGGTATCCGCCAGACCTCCAGCGGCAGCTTCCTCAACCTGGAGCCGGCGCAGTCCGAGGACCTGATCGATCGGCTGAGCCTGGGCCTGGACGGCCTGCACGTGCCGCACAAAGACCTGGTGCTGCTGTGCTCGGTGGATGTGCGGCGCTACATCAAAAAGCTGGTCGAAGGGCGGTTTCGCGAGCTGGACGTCATGTCCTTCGGCGAGATCAGCGAGACCATTTCCGTAACTGTCATCAAGACCCTTTGA
- a CDS encoding bifunctional protein-serine/threonine kinase/phosphatase, protein MALQLSFAQASATGPRAENQDAMRLVTPAPELAASKGYLFALADGVSQCADGALAAQATLQALALDYYATPPTWGVAQALDRLLLAQNRWLRANGGGQPLLTTLSAVVLRGRRFTLAHVGDCRVYRWHDDQLHRISQDHVWDQPDMQHVLKRALGLDQHLVVDYLDGELRQGESFLLLSDGVWATLGDAAIANILREQPQPDEAVTTLVNAAHLAGSQDNASALLVRVEQPGTDSLGDTLIQLQQWSLPPLLKPGQCFEGWQVDSLLGQTRQSLLYRVRDAHQQPWLLKTLPESRHAEAEAGQGLLLEEWFLRRVAGRCFPEVHPAGQRQHLYYVMREYPGQTLADLFRQAGPLPLVQWQELARRTLQAVGMLHRRNILHRDIKPENLHLGTDGELRLLDFGLAYCPGLSEKPGHELPGTPGYIAPEAFEGYPPDVRQDLYSVGVSLFHLLTGHYPHGEIEAFQRPRFGTPVNAQRYRPDLPAWLAHSLDRAIAVDPAQRYETAEQWLLVLEKAERNELSVRPRPLLEREPLKVWRTVALVSLLVNLALLLWALKA, encoded by the coding sequence GTGGCCCTGCAACTGAGTTTCGCCCAGGCCAGTGCCACTGGCCCGCGCGCGGAGAACCAGGACGCCATGCGCCTGGTCACGCCGGCGCCGGAGCTGGCCGCCAGCAAGGGCTACCTGTTCGCCCTCGCTGACGGGGTCAGCCAGTGTGCCGACGGCGCACTGGCGGCGCAGGCCACCCTGCAGGCCCTGGCGCTCGATTATTACGCCACGCCGCCCACCTGGGGCGTGGCGCAGGCGCTGGACCGGCTGCTGCTGGCACAGAATCGCTGGTTGCGGGCCAATGGCGGCGGACAACCGCTGCTCACCACCCTGAGTGCCGTGGTCCTGCGCGGACGACGCTTTACCCTGGCCCATGTGGGCGATTGCCGGGTCTATCGCTGGCACGACGACCAACTGCACCGGATCAGCCAGGACCATGTCTGGGACCAACCGGACATGCAGCACGTACTCAAGCGGGCGCTGGGCCTGGACCAGCACCTGGTGGTCGACTACCTCGACGGCGAGCTGCGCCAGGGCGAAAGCTTCCTGCTGCTCAGCGATGGCGTCTGGGCCACGCTCGGTGATGCAGCGATCGCCAACATCCTGCGTGAACAGCCACAGCCCGACGAGGCAGTGACCACGCTGGTCAATGCCGCCCACCTGGCCGGTAGCCAGGACAACGCCAGCGCCCTGCTGGTCAGGGTCGAACAGCCGGGAACCGACAGTCTCGGCGACACGCTGATCCAGTTGCAGCAATGGTCGTTGCCGCCTCTGCTCAAGCCCGGCCAGTGCTTCGAAGGCTGGCAGGTCGACAGCCTTCTCGGGCAAACCCGCCAATCGCTGCTCTACCGGGTTCGGGATGCCCACCAGCAACCCTGGCTGCTCAAGACCCTGCCCGAGAGCCGACACGCGGAGGCCGAGGCCGGCCAGGGCCTGTTGCTGGAAGAGTGGTTCCTGCGTCGGGTGGCCGGGCGTTGCTTCCCCGAGGTCCATCCCGCCGGGCAACGCCAGCACCTGTACTACGTGATGCGCGAGTACCCGGGACAGACTCTCGCCGACCTGTTCCGGCAGGCCGGTCCATTGCCACTGGTGCAATGGCAGGAATTGGCCAGACGCACCCTACAGGCGGTCGGCATGCTCCACCGGCGCAACATCCTGCACCGCGATATCAAGCCGGAGAACCTGCACCTGGGCACCGATGGCGAATTGCGGCTACTGGATTTCGGCCTGGCCTATTGTCCGGGCCTGAGCGAAAAGCCCGGTCATGAACTGCCGGGCACCCCTGGCTACATCGCCCCGGAGGCCTTCGAAGGGTATCCCCCGGATGTCCGCCAGGACCTCTACAGCGTCGGCGTCAGCCTGTTCCATCTGCTGACCGGGCACTACCCCCACGGCGAAATCGAGGCGTTCCAGCGCCCGCGCTTCGGGACACCGGTCAATGCCCAGCGTTATCGCCCGGACCTGCCCGCCTGGCTGGCGCACAGCCTCGATCGCGCCATCGCGGTCGACCCCGCGCAACGCTACGAGACGGCCGAGCAATGGCTACTGGTACTGGAAAAGGCTGAACGGAATGAATTGAGCGTGCGTCCCCGGCCGTTGCTGGAGCGTGAGCCGCTGAAAGTCTGGCGCACCGTGGCGCTGGTCTCGCTGCTGGTCAACCTGGCCCTGCTGCTGTGGGCCCTGAAAGCCTGA